A genome region from Carcharodon carcharias isolate sCarCar2 chromosome 17, sCarCar2.pri, whole genome shotgun sequence includes the following:
- the c17h2orf68 gene encoding UPF0561 protein C2orf68 homolog isoform X1, translated as MELEDEGSGSRDKAAAKSARLDMSHGFVRHIRRNQIARDDYDKEVRQAKERLKKRQTPAPVRPRKPDLEVYHPRRRNGAENSLGFECEESSESSSGTDPEPQNAMMEPENTELFCLDYQADDKIVTSVIIHQGDDPKKVAEKIGNKNSLEPLMKEALRLRIQEEIEKRVSKR; from the exons ATGGAGCTGGAGGACGAGGGCTCCGGATCCCGGGACAAAGCGGCGGCCAAATCCGCCCGGCTCGACATGAGCCACGGCTTCGTCCGCCACATCCGCCGCAACCAGATCGCCAG AGATGATTACGACAAGGAGGTAAGACAGGCAAAGGAGAGGCTAAAGAAGAGACAGACTCCAGCTCCAGTCCGCCCTCGCAAGCCTGACCTGGAGGTATACCATCCACGCCGCAGGA ATGGAGCGGAGAATTCCTTGGGGTTTGAGTGTGAGGAATCAAGTGAAAGTAGCTCTGGCACCGATCCAGAGCCTCAGAACGCCATGATGGAGCCAGAGAACACTGAGCTCTTCTGTCTGGATTACCAAGCAGATGATAAAATTGTCACGTCAGTTATTATTCATCAA GGTGATGATCCCAAGAAAGTGGCAGAAAAAATTGGGAATAAGAATAGCCTGGAGCCACTGATGAAagaagcactgagactgcgaatcCAGGAGGAAATTGAAAAGAGGGTCTCAAAGCGTTGA
- the c17h2orf68 gene encoding UPF0561 protein C2orf68 homolog isoform X2, with product MLTHIRDDYDKEVRQAKERLKKRQTPAPVRPRKPDLEVYHPRRRNGAENSLGFECEESSESSSGTDPEPQNAMMEPENTELFCLDYQADDKIVTSVIIHQGDDPKKVAEKIGNKNSLEPLMKEALRLRIQEEIEKRVSKR from the exons ATGCTCACTCACATCAG AGATGATTACGACAAGGAGGTAAGACAGGCAAAGGAGAGGCTAAAGAAGAGACAGACTCCAGCTCCAGTCCGCCCTCGCAAGCCTGACCTGGAGGTATACCATCCACGCCGCAGGA ATGGAGCGGAGAATTCCTTGGGGTTTGAGTGTGAGGAATCAAGTGAAAGTAGCTCTGGCACCGATCCAGAGCCTCAGAACGCCATGATGGAGCCAGAGAACACTGAGCTCTTCTGTCTGGATTACCAAGCAGATGATAAAATTGTCACGTCAGTTATTATTCATCAA GGTGATGATCCCAAGAAAGTGGCAGAAAAAATTGGGAATAAGAATAGCCTGGAGCCACTGATGAAagaagcactgagactgcgaatcCAGGAGGAAATTGAAAAGAGGGTCTCAAAGCGTTGA